From Candidatus Hydrogenedentota bacterium:
ATGGACGCTGAAAAACGTCACAAGCACCTATTCCGCGCCGTACCTGCTTGAATTCGATTTTTCACTGCGCGACGAAAACGACCATGCCGTTCATGCCTCGCCGGCCCAGTTCGCGGTCACCTGCCGTGAAGACGGCATTCGCATCAGTTCCGAGACCGATTCGCACCTTGCCACGGGATCGAACAAGCAACTTTTGGCTTTTCTGGTGCTCGACTACACCAAGAGCATGACGGATCGCACAATCAACGGCGACACCAACCACAACGGCATTTCCGATGCCGTGGACTACATGCAGGATGCCGCCAAGAACGTCTTTCTCGATTCACTGAGTCCCGACGCCAAGGTCGGCATCTACGAGTTCCATCGCGCGGATCGCGATCCCGCCATGATTTCCGATTTTTCGACGGACAAGGACTATCTCAAGGCTGCGATTGACGGCATCTGGCCGGCGATCCGCGCATTTCCCGCCGAATCGCGCTGCTGGGATGCGCTGTTCGCAGCGGCCAGCCGCTTCAGCACCAGCGAAGCCGACAAGAAGGACGAGCAGCGCGCAATCGTCTTTCTGTCCGACGGGCGCGACGAAGCCAGCGACCACACCTACCAACAAGTCATCGATCGCGCCAATCAACGCGGGATTGCCCTCTATTGCATCGGATTCGGCGCGGAATTGGACCTGACCACGCTTCAATTGCTTGCATCCCAGACGAAGGGGCAGTATTACCCGGCTTCGACGGTGGAGCAACTGGGCGTGCAGTTCCAGCAGATCGTCAACGACCTCGGCGGCCAGTACATCCTGCGCTGGGCCACGCTCAAGCATACCGCCCAGTCCTTTACGCCCTCGTTCGAGATTGCCATCGCCGGGCGCACGCTGCGCTACACGGCGCAAACCCCCTATGTGCCGCAAAATTACGCCGGCGACCGGTTGCGCGGGGAATTGCGCGTCGTGCCCTCGGCGAGCGGCGCCGCCACCACGGCCTTTCTGCGTGCAAAATACATGCCCCGGTATATCACGCAAATGGTCTTCGATGTCGTCAGTCCCTACCCGTTCACGGTTCGCTTGGTGAATGCGGCCGACGGCGGACTGTGCGATCCGGCCGAATGGACCTTGACGCCCTCCGGCGACGGCCCCACAACGATCAAGCATATCGCAATCCGCTCTGCCTTGCCGGACGATATCTACACCGCCATACCCTATGCCGCTTTCGGACCGATTCTCGAGTTCGATTTCGACATGCCCATCGCCGATCTCAACACCCTGTTCACGTCGTTTACCGTGGATAATTCGCTCTACAGCGTCGAAAACAACGGCGGCGGCCAAACCCTCGTTGTCGAGTGGCCCCCCAATCCATAAGCCCGAAACCGGCATTGAACGCGGATCTTTCGCCCAAATGATGAACGAGGCGGAGTTTTTCCCGCACAAATAGCCGAAAGGCCCGCTATCGGTCCACGGGAAACGCCAGTTCCATTTCGTACAGGCTGCTGCCAACGATTTGACCGCCAAGCCATGGCCAATCGAGCCCTTCGAGATCGCTGCTGTAATTGACAACCCAGTATCGGCGGGCGTCGAGAGGCGCTATGCCGGCGTATGCCGTGTCGCCGCGGCCGGGCAGATCAAACAACGGAACGAGCCGAAGGGTCTCGGCGTCGAGATTGTAAAGGCAGGTGCGCTTGCGCGTGAGCGAATAACGGGCGAGACGCCATGCGCGGTGAAGGGATGTGGGCGCCCAATACGGCTCGTCCTCAAAGGGACCGGCAAGATTCCTTCGCGCAATGACATAGGCCTTACCCGCGTGCCGGAACATGATCGCCGAATCGTATTTATAAGGCGTATACCGGCATTCCCAATGCGCGAGATCCGCATGCGAGGCCTTGCAGACGAGCGCGCCGTGGACTTCGAGTCGCACCGTCGCAAGCAGATTGCCCTCCTCGTCGAAGGTAAATTCGCCCTCTTCCGCGCTCACGTCGCTGACCTGCGGCGCATCCGAAATCGGCGTCCATTCATATCCGTCATCGGATACCAGCAGCCGCACATCGCCGGGGCGATCTTTCGTCGTGTAAAGCCCCGCGCCGTGGTAGACCGACAGGTAGGCGCGATTGTTGAACGCACGCGCGCGCCACACGACGTATCCGGGTCGGTAGATCGCCCTCGGCGAGGACCATGCCCCGGAATCCGTCCGCTCCACGACGTACATGCTTTGCGGAGCAAACCCGAATGGATTGCTGCCACCCCGAAAGAAGTACAGAAACAGCCTTTCCCGGAACACGAGGAAACGCGGTTCCCGCAGATCGCTTTCCATCAGCGCGATATCCGCTTCCCGCTCCCATTGGCTGCGATCCGCAGAACTCACGACCACGATCCGGGTCCGGTTCGACGCGAAATGAGTCGGCGCCGTGCGGAACGCGACGTAAAAGCGGCCTTGAAACTGGGCCACATCCACGTTGTTGTTCGATTTCATCAGATCGAGACCGTCCGGCATACGCGGCCCCGGCGCAAACGGACGCGGCGCCGATGGAATGATGCCCTCCGCGGCTTTTGCATCAAAAACGACCCGTTCTTCCAGTTGAACCAGATAGGCCAGCAGCATCGCCACGCACGCCACCACAATCAACGCCGCGCGAACAGCCAAACCGAAGCGCCGCCTGAGTCTCCGCCACGCGGCCGCGGGTGAATCGTCCTTTATGCTTCCCATCGCTTGTGTCTCGTTGGAACCGTCCATAAATCAAGACTTACCGGCACACGGCCGGATCCCAGATCGTCGCGGCGATGTAACGTTCCGGGCCGGTGGCGTCGTCGTGGAAATAGTAGACGCTGACCATTTTGCCATCGGGACGCTGAACGCTTCGTGGATACCCGATGTCGCGGCCCGCGCCATCGTCGCGTAACACAATGTCCTTGCCCCATGACGCGCCGCCGTCATCGCTGATCCGGGCGCGCATGCTGAACGGCTTTGCGCGGTAACCGTAGACCAGACACAGGCGGCCATCGTCCAACAGGGTAAGACTCGCGGGGTTTCCCTCCCCCGTGCTTTCCACGGGACGTCCCTGTTCTTTCCAAGTCTGGCCGTTGTCGCGTGAAACATGGGCGGTCAGCCAGCTTGAATCGCCTTCCCGGCAACGGATCACCGTGATCAACTCCTCCGGGGCGAGGCGGACCGTGGCCGGCATGATCGCATATCCTGCCGGTTCCGGCCCGATCCACGACACGAAGTCCCACGTGGCGCCGCCGTCGCGCGTGCGCGCGCAGAAAGGCCGGCCTTCCTTGCCGTTCCGCTTGGCCGCCGTAAGAAACAACATGCAATCGCGATCGCCTCCGACGAGGTAATCCGTGCGCGCCGCCACGCCCGGCGTATCGAAATTCGGCAGGCGGAACGGCCCCTCCCACGAATGGCCGCGATCGTATGAATAGTAAAAACGCGACACGCCCGCGTCTATGCTCGACATTCGCACCGTCATTGCAAAGTCTGGATGCGTAAAATGGATGTTCCCCGGACAGTCCCGAAGTTTGGGGATCTTCACGCCCGGCGTCTCGGCGCCGTGCAGCGCCTTGCCTTGCGGAATCAAATAGCCCTGCGCGGCGGGATCTTCGATTTGCCACGTTTCGCCGCCGTCCATGCTTCGCGCCAGCAGATGCTCCTCCGGTTTCTCGCGGTCAATATGGTGCCGCGAGGGCCCCATGTCCTTGTAATAGCCCCGGCTGAACCCAACCAAGATTTCGTTGCCCCAACTCCATATCCCGTGATTCGCAGGCCAGCCGCCAAAACGCCCCTTTTCAAAGTACACCTTCACATGTTTCACGGGGAACGTCTCCTCGTTTGCCAATACAGCTGGACACGCCAAAAAAACGATTGCCACAAGGCCGCTTGCCCGGCATACATGCTTCATCCTATTTTCCCTCTTTACCGGTCGTTTGGGATCGTTTCGCCACGTATTCGTTTCGGCCGTCCTCCATCCATTTCCAGAAGGCATCCTGCCACAGACCCACCCGGCGTTTTTCAAGGTCGGTCCGGGCGGACGATCGCGCGGAGGCCATCAGGGCGCCCAGCTTCTTCATGCGTTCTTCCGTGCCGAGCGTCTTCCATGCGACACCCCGCCAATCAATGCCGTTCTTTCGGTAGTACGGCGGCGGATAGTTTTTCGGATCACAGGCGATCGCCTCCAAGAGACGGTAGAATTTTTCCATCGGTTTGGCGGCATGCCCGAAATATCGCTGGAAGAACTCGCGCAGAATGGCGTCCACGTCCTGTTCGGGATCGTCCCAAATTTTGGCGATAACATACCCTTCAAGCATGTCCTGCTCGCCGCAGATGAAAATCCCGCGGACGCCATCGCGGATGAACATCCGCATCGAATCCGCCGTGTTGTGCGCCATGACGTTCGGAAAACATTTCCATTTGTCAATCAAGGCCGGTTCCATGGGGTGATGGTAATAGTTCCATAGAAAGACCGGCGCTTTTGCCTTTTGCAGCCATTCCTTGTAGAGACTCATGTCGTTTTCGCGCATTTCCCTGTGAAAGGCGTAGACGCACGTATGGAGGCACGGCGCCACGGACACATTGGGTTCGATGTCGAAGCCACGCGGCGGCAGCGCATAGTTCCAATAAGCCAGCGTCGCGATGTACTTATCCGGATGCGTCTTGCGCACCTCGCGCGCCACCGCGTTCACGAAGGAAAAGAAATAGTTGCTGACCGTGCCGCTGCTGAACTGGCCGGTGTCCATGTCTTTCCCCGACGCGAGTAACACTTGGCACCGCTCGCACCGGCAGAATTTCGAATTGTCGTCCGGGACAATCGCGAAATAGTCGCCGACGGCTTTCCAGCCTTCGGGCGCGTTCTGCTTGCCGTCGAAGAAATCCCGCGCCATCTGCGCGACCTGTTCGACGAGTCGGGGATTCGAGTAACAGAGCTGCGTGCCGTGGCCGGGTCCCTGCGCCTGATAGGCGGGATCATTGAGCATGGTTTGGATCGTCTTGGGATGGAACGTGTGATTACCGGCCCATTTCTCACCGCCGAGACGCAACCGGCGCCAGAAAAGGTACACTTCGGACCGCGTGACCGGCCCCCACTGCTTCTGCATGAACGGCCAATTGCCCGACCATAGCGCGTCGCGATATTTGAGGACCGGCGAACGGCGAATGTCCGCGCCCTTGACGACAAGCGACCGGCATGAAGGGATCAGGATGCCCGTTTCCGATGGTCCGTACCATCGCACCTTGCAGAACCGTTCAAGGAAGTCATACGTGGCGTAACACGTCGCCTGATCGTCGTAGACGCCCGGAAGTTCCATTTCCCCGGCGCTCCGTTCGGCATATCCGACCGTCTTCCAGTAGTCTATCCGTTGGCGGGTCGCGTCGAGCGTGTCGCCGCAATTCATCGGACGGCCCAGTTCGCGCCGATTGGCCTCCGTGTCCTCCCAATCGCGACCGATGAGGATGATTGTCTCTGGTCGAAAGGCGATGAGGTATTCCTGCGGCGCGAAATCGGCGCCCTTGAGTCCCATGGCGCGCGTGGCTTCGCTGTCGCCCACGAGTATGCGTGGCCCCGCAACAATCTCCGCGTCCGTGCGGATGCGCAGTTCCGCTCCCGTGATTTTCAATACATGGAACTGGAGTTCAAGGGCCGCCAGACGCGCGGCAGGCGTTGGATGTTGCGCCACGACAATGCTGCACGCCGGCTGTCCATCCCGCGCCAGCGTGAACGGGACGGCGCCGCCTGCTCCGCCTTTGTTATCACCACTTCCCGCTGATATCCCGCAGAACAGCAACCCGCACATCGGCACACAAAACCAGGACAAACGGTGCATGTTCTTTCACTCTCCAATCGTTGCGTTCTTCCGGCGACCGCCGGGACCTTTGCCCACGGACCGGCCGATTGAAGCAATACGGGCGTGAAGACAGGCGCGGCATTGCTGCGCGGTCTCGTCAATGCAGGCCTTGGCGGGGTAGATCTCGTACAAGGCGCGGTACTTCACGGGCGTAAGGTTGGGCATGACGACGTTGGCGCCGCGCATGAGGCCCAGTTCACGTCCCCGCGCCTTGTTGATGGTCGCAAGAGCGGTCGTGCTCGGAATGTTCGAGTGCGGACACAACAGCCGCGTCAACGCGACCGTCTTATATGTCATCAATTCCGTGTTGGGCGCCTGATCTTCCGGCGCGACCTTGCGCGTCCATCTGCCCTGGCCGAGCGGCGTCGAGGGATGCGAGAGATACGGGCCGACGCCGATCATGTCGAGATCCAAGGCGCGGAACGTTTCCAAATCCCGCGCAAGGCTCGCATAGGTCTGTCCCGGAATGCCGACCATGACGCCGCTGCCGGGTTCGTAGCCGATTTCGCGGAGCCGGCGCAGCATGGCAATCCGGTCGGACAGACGCCCCGCATGGGCCGGATGGATAAGCGCATACAAATCGGCGTCGCTCGTCTCGAAACGCAACAGGTAGCGATCCGCGCCGGCCTCGCGCCATGCCGCCAAGTCCGCGTCGGGGCGTTCGCCCAGACTCAGCGTGACCGCGAGCGCCGTCTCGGACTTGATGCGCCGTATCAGGTTCGCGAGCCATTCGCGCGTGATGCCGTAATCCTCGCCCGCCTGCATCACGACCGTGCCGTAGCCGTACTCGGCCGCCTGATGTACACATGCCATGATTTCGTCTTCGGACATCCGGTAACGGTCAAGCCCCTTGTTGTCCGCGCGCAAACCGCAGTAACCGCACAGCCGGCAACAATAGTTGGAAATTTCGATCAAACCGCGCAGATGGACCTCGTCGCCGACATTCGCCTTGCGCACGGCATCCGCCGCTTTCCAAAGCGTTTCCAGGCGTTCCGGATCCTCCTCGCGCAGCCAGCCCAGAATCGCCGCCGTGTCCAGATTGGAAAATTCACCCATTGGTTTCACAAGCCGCCATTGCCCTTCTTATTTCCATTGTCCACCGTGTCGCGGCGGGATTATAGCATGCGGCCATGAAACGATTCCGCGCGTAATCACTCGAACGTTTCAATCGAACGGCAAGGCAAGTTTTGATTGGCACGCGCGCGCGGCATACCGGTATAATGGTTTCGACACGTTGGACAAGGACCACAGCCCGTTGGCGGGGCCGCCGCGTCTGCGCGCGATCGCAGGACGCAACAATGCTGAATTTCGTCGTCTTTCCATGATCGTGTCGTCTGAAAGCGAGGCATCATGCCCAAAAAAAGCAAATTGCCATTGGTCGCCATCTGTGGACGGCCCAATGTCGGAAAATCCACGCTGTTCAACCGCATCTGCGGAAAACAGAGCGCCATCATCCATTCGGAGGAAGGCATCACACGCGACCGGGCCTACACGACGGCTTCGTGGAAAGACGTGGCGTTCCGGTTGGTGGACACGGGCGGTATCGTGGAAAACCCGGACGATTCCGTCGTCGAAAAGATGCAGCGGCAGGTGCGCGTCGCCCTTCAGGAGGCGGATGTCATCCTGTTCGTGATAGACGGTCAGCAGGAGTTGACGCGCATTGACAGCGAATTGCGCGAGGAATTGTTTTCGCTGGGCAAACCGATCGTGCTCGCGGTCAACAAACTCGACAACGCAACACTCGAAATGAACCGGTATAACTTCTACGAACTCGGCATGGGCGATCCCGTCGCCATTTCGTCCACGCACAACCTCGGCATCGGGGAATTGCTCGACGCGGTCGTCGAACATCTGCCCAAGAAACCGCCCGCCGAGGAGGCCGAGGAGGGGCCGGAGGTCACGCGCGTCGCGGTGATCGGAAAGCCCAACGTCGGCAAATCGTCGTTTGTCAACGCGATCCTCAACGAGGAGCGGCAAATCGTGGACAGCACGCCCGGCACGACGCGCGACGCAATTGATATCGAGTTCGAATGGAAAGGCCGGCATTACGTGCTGATAGACACGGCGGGGATGCGCAAGAAGGCCGGCATCCGGAAACACGTCGAGTTTTACAGCGTAAGCCGGTCGCTGCGCGCCGTGCGCCGGTCCGATGTCTGTCTCGTGATGATGGACGCAACCGAAGGCATCACCGACCAGGACAAGCGGATCGTGGATTATGTCCAGGAACAGGGCACGGCGATGGTGTTGCTGTGGAGCAAATGGGACCTCGTCGAAGACAAGGAGGCGCGTTTTGCGGAGCTGGCCGGCGAGATTGATCTCAAGGCCCCGTTTCTCAAGCACGTGCCGTATCTGACCGTGTCGAACCTGACGCGGCTGCGCCTGTTCAAGGCCTTCGATTTCATAGACAAGGCCGCCGAGGCCGCCACGAAACGCATCCCGACCGCGGAACTGAACCGGCTCCTGGAAGAGGTGCGCGCAAAGCACACGCCGCCGAGCCACGGCGGCAAGGCGGCGAAGATCCTGTATGCGACGCAGGCGAGCGTGAAGCCGACGACCTTCGTGCTATTCGTCAACCAGAAGCGCCTGTTCCATTTCAGTTATCTGCGGTACATCGAAAACGCCCTGCGCGACCGCCATGGGTTTGCGGGCGTGCCGATCCGCATCGAATTGCGTGAGGAAAAACCGCGCGAGACGCGTTCCGGACGTTAACGATTTCGGCGCCCGGCCAGGAGCAATGGCGTATGCAATACATGGCAATCGTTCTTTCGTACCTGCTGGGTTCGATACCCACCGGGTTATGGCTCGGCCTTGCCTTTTGCCGTGTGGATATCCGCGAACACGGCAGCAAAAACATCGGCGCGACGAATACCTTGCGCGTGCTCGGCAAGACATGGGGCGCGCTGGCGCTGGCGGGCGACATGCTCAAGGGGCTGCTGCCCGTCCTGCTGTTCGCGCCGGTTTCCGACTGGAGCCATTTTCCCCTCGCGTGCGGCGTGGCGGCCATCCTCGGCCACACGTTTTCGATCTTCCTGCGGTTCCGCGGCGGCAAGGGCGTCGCCACCGGCACGGGCGTGTTCCTTGCACTGTGTCCGAAACCGACACTGATCGCCGCTGTCGTGTTCGCCGCCGTCTTCGGCGCGACGCGCATGGTGAGCGCCGGTTCCATGAGCGCCGCCGCCGTCCTCGCCGCCGCGGCATGGTTTCTCGAACCCTCCCTGCCCGTCCGCATCGCCGCCACCCTTATCGCCATCCTGGTCGTCTGGAAACACCGAGCGAACATCCGGCGCATCATCTCCGGAACCGAAAACCGCTTGTAAATCATAGCGGAAAGGTTCTGACCTTGAGCGCACCATACTCCCGGAGCCATAAACATCTCGGAATGTAACGCCGATTGCCAAATCGGCATGTCGTGTTTCAGCAAGCCGATTTGGAAATCGGCGTTACAAGGCGGCCCTTTTCAATTTTTCCTCATGAACTCGGTGCTCTCAAGATACTGGCGATCATTGGAAAATTGGCATCCATGACAAGGCTGTTTTTTGCGGGATGAAGGATTGATACCTCCGGTGTGTTTTCCTATAATCCGCGTTGGCGTATCGAGGGTTGAAAGTCGTGTCTTCAGACGAAAAAAAAGGCGTTGCTTCGGCCGCGGAAGAATCCACCGGCGACGTGGCCTTGGATGAGAAGTTGTCGAAACCCGTCTTCACGTTCGATTCGGGATTCGAGCAGGCGCAGGTCTGGATGTGCGGGTTTCTGATTGTGGCGGCGGGGGTGATGGCCTATTCAAACGCATTCAGGATTCCGTTTCACGCGGACGACTTGCGCTGGTTGTGTCAAAACGAGGCCGCACATTCACTGGCAACCGCGCCGCAGGCTGTCGCCGTGGGCAGTCCCAGCCTCTTGACGTTTCTGGATCTGGCGATCGATTGGAAACTGGCGGGCGAAGATCCTTTCCTGTACCGCTTGTCGAGCCTCTTTCTGCACCTTGCGAACGGCGTGCTGCTGTTTCTCGTGTGCCGCATGTTGCTGGGCGGGTCCGTGGCGCCGGCCATTCCGATGCTGGCGGGCCTGCTCTTTGCCTTGCATCCCCTCGCAACGGAAAGCGTCGTCATGGCGATCGGTCGCGGATGCCTGCTCTCCGCGGCATTTGTGCTGGCGGGCCTGCTCTTTTTTCTGCACGGCACGCGGGACGAGTCGAATCCCCGCTATTCGTTTGTCGCATTTTCATGTGTTTGCTTCGCGCTGGGCGCGGCGGCCCATACATCCGCGCTCGCGTTTGTATTGATTGTGACGGCGGCGAGCCTGTGCGCTTATCCGGGCCGGTCCAAATCCACGCAGGCCGTGTCGCTTTTCCCCTGTTGGTTCTTGTTTGCGGTTTTGCTGGCGGCCCAATGGGCGTCGTCGTTTTCCTCGCTTCGGATGCCGGATTTCAGCTTGGCTTGTCAGACACTGCTGAAAATTATCATTCCAATCAACCTGAGCGCGGCCCCGGCGCCCGTGTCCG
This genomic window contains:
- a CDS encoding sialidase family protein, whose protein sequence is MKHVKVYFEKGRFGGWPANHGIWSWGNEILVGFSRGYYKDMGPSRHHIDREKPEEHLLARSMDGGETWQIEDPAAQGYLIPQGKALHGAETPGVKIPKLRDCPGNIHFTHPDFAMTVRMSSIDAGVSRFYYSYDRGHSWEGPFRLPNFDTPGVAARTDYLVGGDRDCMLFLTAAKRNGKEGRPFCARTRDGGATWDFVSWIGPEPAGYAIMPATVRLAPEELITVIRCREGDSSWLTAHVSRDNGQTWKEQGRPVESTGEGNPASLTLLDDGRLCLVYGYRAKPFSMRARISDDGGASWGKDIVLRDDGAGRDIGYPRSVQRPDGKMVSVYYFHDDATGPERYIAATIWDPAVCR
- the der gene encoding ribosome biogenesis GTPase Der, whose amino-acid sequence is MPKKSKLPLVAICGRPNVGKSTLFNRICGKQSAIIHSEEGITRDRAYTTASWKDVAFRLVDTGGIVENPDDSVVEKMQRQVRVALQEADVILFVIDGQQELTRIDSELREELFSLGKPIVLAVNKLDNATLEMNRYNFYELGMGDPVAISSTHNLGIGELLDAVVEHLPKKPPAEEAEEGPEVTRVAVIGKPNVGKSSFVNAILNEERQIVDSTPGTTRDAIDIEFEWKGRHYVLIDTAGMRKKAGIRKHVEFYSVSRSLRAVRRSDVCLVMMDATEGITDQDKRIVDYVQEQGTAMVLLWSKWDLVEDKEARFAELAGEIDLKAPFLKHVPYLTVSNLTRLRLFKAFDFIDKAAEAATKRIPTAELNRLLEEVRAKHTPPSHGGKAAKILYATQASVKPTTFVLFVNQKRLFHFSYLRYIENALRDRHGFAGVPIRIELREEKPRETRSGR
- the hydE gene encoding [FeFe] hydrogenase H-cluster radical SAM maturase HydE produces the protein MGEFSNLDTAAILGWLREEDPERLETLWKAADAVRKANVGDEVHLRGLIEISNYCCRLCGYCGLRADNKGLDRYRMSEDEIMACVHQAAEYGYGTVVMQAGEDYGITREWLANLIRRIKSETALAVTLSLGERPDADLAAWREAGADRYLLRFETSDADLYALIHPAHAGRLSDRIAMLRRLREIGYEPGSGVMVGIPGQTYASLARDLETFRALDLDMIGVGPYLSHPSTPLGQGRWTRKVAPEDQAPNTELMTYKTVALTRLLCPHSNIPSTTALATINKARGRELGLMRGANVVMPNLTPVKYRALYEIYPAKACIDETAQQCRACLHARIASIGRSVGKGPGGRRKNATIGE
- a CDS encoding DUF4838 domain-containing protein, yielding MHRLSWFCVPMCGLLFCGISAGSGDNKGGAGGAVPFTLARDGQPACSIVVAQHPTPAARLAALELQFHVLKITGAELRIRTDAEIVAGPRILVGDSEATRAMGLKGADFAPQEYLIAFRPETIILIGRDWEDTEANRRELGRPMNCGDTLDATRQRIDYWKTVGYAERSAGEMELPGVYDDQATCYATYDFLERFCKVRWYGPSETGILIPSCRSLVVKGADIRRSPVLKYRDALWSGNWPFMQKQWGPVTRSEVYLFWRRLRLGGEKWAGNHTFHPKTIQTMLNDPAYQAQGPGHGTQLCYSNPRLVEQVAQMARDFFDGKQNAPEGWKAVGDYFAIVPDDNSKFCRCERCQVLLASGKDMDTGQFSSGTVSNYFFSFVNAVAREVRKTHPDKYIATLAYWNYALPPRGFDIEPNVSVAPCLHTCVYAFHREMRENDMSLYKEWLQKAKAPVFLWNYYHHPMEPALIDKWKCFPNVMAHNTADSMRMFIRDGVRGIFICGEQDMLEGYVIAKIWDDPEQDVDAILREFFQRYFGHAAKPMEKFYRLLEAIACDPKNYPPPYYRKNGIDWRGVAWKTLGTEERMKKLGALMASARSSARTDLEKRRVGLWQDAFWKWMEDGRNEYVAKRSQTTGKEGK
- the plsY gene encoding glycerol-3-phosphate 1-O-acyltransferase PlsY, with the translated sequence MQYMAIVLSYLLGSIPTGLWLGLAFCRVDIREHGSKNIGATNTLRVLGKTWGALALAGDMLKGLLPVLLFAPVSDWSHFPLACGVAAILGHTFSIFLRFRGGKGVATGTGVFLALCPKPTLIAAVVFAAVFGATRMVSAGSMSAAAVLAAAAWFLEPSLPVRIAATLIAILVVWKHRANIRRIISGTENRL
- a CDS encoding VWA domain-containing protein, which encodes MKRAAHISLALALLGLFSTGCPVVIPPVDVITMSNTAYNFEFNDTPWTFTVWNKAPELMPTLEFTVSSNRSWLVVNPKSGSSNGPDSKKVITATVNRAGLAAGTHTGVITISGNRAISKQIQITVYSRGDTQTANGWTLKNVTSTYSAPYLLEFDFSLRDENDHAVHASPAQFAVTCREDGIRISSETDSHLATGSNKQLLAFLVLDYTKSMTDRTINGDTNHNGISDAVDYMQDAAKNVFLDSLSPDAKVGIYEFHRADRDPAMISDFSTDKDYLKAAIDGIWPAIRAFPAESRCWDALFAAASRFSTSEADKKDEQRAIVFLSDGRDEASDHTYQQVIDRANQRGIALYCIGFGAELDLTTLQLLASQTKGQYYPASTVEQLGVQFQQIVNDLGGQYILRWATLKHTAQSFTPSFEIAIAGRTLRYTAQTPYVPQNYAGDRLRGELRVVPSASGAATTAFLRAKYMPRYITQMVFDVVSPYPFTVRLVNAADGGLCDPAEWTLTPSGDGPTTIKHIAIRSALPDDIYTAIPYAAFGPILEFDFDMPIADLNTLFTSFTVDNSLYSVENNGGGQTLVVEWPPNP